The Arachis ipaensis cultivar K30076 chromosome B03, Araip1.1, whole genome shotgun sequence region TTCTGCTCATTTACATGTTAAGGtgagtttttttttaataaataaataaaaatttgttaatgattaaaaaaattgttgtaaACTAAATAATTGTGTTTTGATCTATTTCAATTTCAGCCGGCACGTGTGTTGACTCCGCATGGCACGCTGGTCGATGTTTTCTCTGTAGACGAAGCAGATCTGAGTATGGAGATTAGGAGGCAGATGCTTGAGCCGTATCTAAGAAGAGCCGGCTTCTATTATGCGTCTCTGATAAAGCATTTTGAGTACGACAACCCAATGATTAGCGCTCTTGTGGAGAGATGGCGTCTTGAGACCCATACATTCCACCTTCCATGGGGTGAGTGTACTATCACTTTGGAGGATGTTGCCATGCAGGTGGGGTTACCAATCGATGGTGAGCCGGTGAGCGGTACTCTAAGGTCATAGAGTAAGTTCCACCAGAGGGATATTTGGCAATGGTGTGAGGAACTCCTTGGAGAAGTTCCTAACGGACATGTTGGGACCACGAAGTATAACATAAAACTGAAGTGGCTCGGGAGTAGACTACAACAGATGCCTCTTGACTCTCCCGAGGAGGCCCTCGTACGGTATGCACGTTGTTACATTATGTATTTATTGGGTGGCTTTTTACTTCTTGACAAAGCGAACAACACGGTTCACGTACGTTATCTTCTTCTCCTGGCAAACTATGATGCCATTATTACATATAGTTGGGGCAGTGCCGTGCTCTGTTGGTTGTATAGAGGCATGTGCCTAGCGACTGATTATAACGTCGAGGGAATGTCTGGCTGTCATACACTATTGATGTCTTGGATATACTTCAGGCTTCCTTTCTGGGCACCGGATGTGACGAGCCCATACACGTTTCCGTTAGCTACAACGTAATATATTTTCTTGCATATCTTCTGTATTTATGACTTGTGTTGTGATTTCGTTTGCCTTTTTATTTAAATGTGGTTATGATCATGGTGTTCTTTCGTAGGTGGGCGGGCAAGAGAGGAAAGAATGACTATGCCGAGCAACGCTTACAAAGGCACCGTCTGAGGTTGGACAATTTGAAGGTGGACGAGGTAACTATTCCTGTTGTATGTTCTAGCATGAATTTGTTTTGTCCCTGAAAGTTCGTCTACCTGTGTAAATGACACTCGGCTTTGGTAGTTTCTGTGGATGCCGTACAGGGATGCACGTATTCTGTCGAGGGTGCCTGCGGAATTTCTTGGAGCTCCACATGGGGACACAGGACCTGATTGACTCTATGGATCGAGTTGGTTGGACAAACTTTTCATCTTTATTTGATGGCCTAGATCAATTCATTCCTTCTCAGGCATCACCACGCACACCCACCGACTTAGGACTTGCACTTCGACTCTCTGATTCAGGTAGTCACCCCCCTGTCGGAAGGAGGAGATCTGTTTCTGTAGGTGACACGGCCGGATTCCAGATGCGCCTATTTGAGCCATCGTTGTTAGAGGGCCATCGCTTATCGTATGCGGGGGCTGATGATGTAGGGGAGGAGGCACAGGCAGGACGTCCCCGCCGCGACACTCGAGCACCTTCTTGTGGTACAGGTGGGAGGTTGGGACATGATGGACACCATCACTAGTTCACGTTATGGCTTTGACTGTGTTGTATTATCGTCCAATGGTTGTATTTTCTTGTCGTTCGTAGTTTATTATGTTTTAGGGTTCGTACTTCGTGCTTGTAACTTTTTACGGTTATCTGTGTTGTGATGTTTTGAATTCGGTATTGTTAATGTTCATGTTGTACTGGTTGCAAACGTGTGTGTTCATTTGACAACAAAAGGAAATATTGCATTCATCTCTTTAATTCTAAAGCATATAACATTACACCGACTAGAGacgaaaatttaattaaatcaaaaataaaagaacacTCCATCACCGACCCAGCCACGCTACTAAGTGCCAGAGACATGAGGACAATGTCTCCTAGTATGCCCTGGTTACCTGCAAATACCACATCGCTTTCCCGGTCCAGGCTCGACGTCGTCCATCTCGTTCCGAATTCTTGTAGACACAGGTCGGCCATCCATCGATCGTCGCAGATGGGGATTGGGACGGAGAAGTTGTCCTTCGTGGGGTGGCCACACTTCCTCATCAGGCAATGGCGGAAACTCCATCTAATATACCCGGAACGCATTTTCCACCCGATAGACATCGTCGACATAAGACTGCCAGTCAAGCCTGGCATGGGCACATGCTGCAAGCGCGTGGGCACACGGGTAGTGCAACGCTTGGAAGTATCCGTAGTCACACCGTCTTTGCTGGAGGTAAACTCTGAATCTGGATTGAGACCCTACGTCGGCTATCTCATCGACGGTGAAGATCGATGTCGCCCTGTCGTGTGATATGACAAGCATTTGCGTGATTCCCTCCCTGTTGGCAAGTATTGCCTTTTGCAAGAACTGCGAAAAGATCTGGCCACATACAACCTGTGCTTCTGCCTGCTGACCCTTCTGGACAAACAATGCATTTAAACGGTGGTACGTGGACTTCACAATTGCACACACTGGAAGGTTACGAGTCTCCTTCATCACAGAGTTGATGCACTCAGAAAGATTCGTTGTTGTGTGACCATATCGGCAACCCTCATCGCGGTGTTGGAGCCATTTCGGTGGCTCTAACCCTCTTATCCAAGCCATCATTGCCAGGGATGTGGCGGGATCCTCCGCGCTGATTAACTCTAGGTAGTATTGTGCTTGCTCTTGGGTCTTCGAGTATGCCACGCTAACAAGATGTCTTTTGGCTTCCTTACTCTTGAAGTTTGTTGCGAAGTTGGACGCAATGTGTCGGACACAGTAAACATTGTGTTCCCAGCCACAACCCTCTCGCTCGAGCGCAGCCTTTATAGCCGCATGCCTGTCAGAGATCAGTAGAACTTCCGGTTGAGTAGCCACATGTCTCCTTAAGTTGGTGAGAAAGAAGTACCACGCATCTGTGTTCTCCCGTTCCACTAGCGCGAAAGCTATGGGAAGAATGTTGTTGTTTCCGTCCTGTGCTATTCCCATCAACAAGGTACCTGTACTTACCATACAGGTGTGTTCCATCAACCGAAACTAGGGGCTTGTAGTGCTTGAATGCCTCGACACACGATGGGAATGACCAGAATACTTGATGAAACATGACACTTTCGCGGTCGAGCGTGTTGCCGACATAGTATGGTCGGGTTTGTAGGTCGACAATTGTACCTATTTCAAAATTGCAAATTCATAAGAACATGATAACTATTACAAAACAAGTATGCAATCCGATAGAAAGGCTTACCTGGAACAAAAGTTTGCAACGCATTGAAGTATCTCTGTAGCTGGTTATAAGAATCATCCAGTCTCCATAGATTCTCGCTATTGCCTTTTGCTTCACTAGCCAAACCTTTTTGTAAGACACCTTGTATCCGTATGCCGATTCCACGGATCCCTGCAACACCTTTATGCAAATGGTTGCGTCTGCTTGAACCATGGGGAATATGTGCTGGCATATGACATTTGAATTGAGTTGAGCATGATCTTGCGACGTCGCAGACGCCAAACAACTGTGAGGCCCTTGGTATTTTCGAACTTTCCAAAATCTGGACGCCCTCATCTTCGCAACCCTCACCATCCAGCAACATTGGTCACCAAAAAGTTTGCATCGACAAACATACCTAGTATGATCTGACTCCACTACTTTGAATTCTGCACTTCGACGGATGTTGTAGTTCTTAATAGCAAGCATTGCTGCATCCTTACTCAGGAATTTCAAGCCAACCTCTAGCTCCATTTCACCGGTCAAACCATAGTTACTGGGTATGTCCTCTGCATTTGTTGAGTTCATTGGACCAAGACTGAGGTGTAGGTAATGGTCGGGGGTGCCGCTGGAAAGACCTCCAACCCTTGCAACATTTATCGGTTCAACACCAGTTGGGATGACCCTTTCGCCCTGAACCGGTTAGGTTTCCGGAATaacttctgcttcctctccactATCATTCTCAATCTCGTCTTCCTCAGAGGAGTCAGCCAACCCGTCGGCCATTCCTTCCGGATATGAGACATGGACAGTGTGGAAGGGACATCGGTTAGGAATTTCTTCATTCTGGGCGAGGGCCACGAAGGCGTTAAAGGACGGACTACGAGCCCTACCTATCTCCAAAAACAGAATGCCTTCACTAGCACCGAAATTTCGCATTTCCTCCACGTTATTCGAACTAGATGAGCTGTCCCCCACATCTTGGAGCTTCACACAGAGTTCCATCGAATAGATGCTTCCGATGCTACGATGATATGAAAACATCATCGACACGTGCTGGTCAGATTTAATATGCATTTTCTGATATGTAAACGAACTTGTTACAGCAATCGGCATCCTGTAAATAAGCGTACTGATCTCCTTTTTTCCAATCAGCCCAGTGTTCATCAGAATCatattttttagttattgcaGACACGATTGTGGGAAAATTATTATCCAAAGTGGGTCGTCACACATAAAGTTCACTCTCTCAGCTGTATGCGAAATTTCTCCGTTGGGATATATGACCACATAAATATGTTCAGATGCCATTATGACACCCAGAAATTAGTAAAAGCAGCTTCTATGAGAGTGGAATTTTCGGAGAAGAAGGAAGGGTAGAAGAAGTGAAAATTAGAAATATGGCTTTAGTTCTGCTAGAGAAGGGTTTTTATAGCCTAGCCGTTGTTCTAATTTGTGTGCAGTACACACAAATTTGTCACATTTCGTGTGCGGTACAAGAGACATGGAGTCTCAACTCGGCAGTACACCCATTTCGCGCCTGCCTGCCCAGAGTTCTTCCTTCCATTTCGCTGCTGCCACCATAGAAATGGGAAAGCCATTTCGTGGGAGCTGGCCCTGACATGGATTGCCCATTTCGTGGGCACCTTGAGTGAAATGGAGTTCAAATCCATTTCACGGGCACTGGCTAAGAAATGGCAATGCGCATTTTCAGAAACATTTCCAGCCATGCGCATTTTGGGAATTAATGTTTTTTAGATGCGCATTTAGGTAAAAAAGCCCATTAAAGATGAACTATATACGGAACTCTCCTGAACTTTGATGAAACTTATTTGGatttatttttggtttctttAAATGATAATTGACTTTTTTttccttctaattattttgaattatATTAGAGAATTATCCTAAAACAACATCATATAAATATATTAGACAaagaataaatattattaaaatagtaattaaaagttttattattgacaaaaataaTCTCAAAAAATACAAACGACAAGAAAAAATCtctaaaattgattaaatttgacaaaaataatcaTTCGTCAaatgattttatttttgttgatgaaAATACTGAGTTCACTAATAAATTTGATCAGATGGCATCCATAAAAGCTAACATGGCAGATTAAGTATTTAGAACAATAAACCCTAATCTCAACTACTTCCCACTACTCCAAATTCCCACTACCACCAACATCTTACTTTTGTCAATCCACTCCACAAATTTATAAATGATCCACAAACTAGAAGTGCAGGACAACGTGGCAGCACTGATACGTCATTGGTAGATTGGATTTTGCTTCTCTGCCTTTTGTTCTTCGTTCTTGGCAAGAAATTGAAACCAAATCAAAAGGAAAAAGGGATATAATTGAAACCAAATAATAGAGAAAGAAAtctaaaccaaattaaaaaaaaggcaTAATCTCAATCAAATGGCATGAGAAAATCAAAAGTGAAGGAACAgagtaaaagaataaaaacacaAGTAGCAAGCAAATTTGGGATAGAAACATCATTTGGAATGGGTAAGGGGCGCTTCTCCTTTGGTAAAAATATTAACACGTAACCCAAAATtggaaaaaataaacaaaattccaaataaataaagaaaga contains the following coding sequences:
- the LOC107632591 gene encoding uncharacterized protein LOC107632591, with product MNSTNAEDIPSNYGLTGEMELEVGLKFLSKDAAMLAIKNYNIRRSAEFKVVESDHTRRNHLHKGVAGIRGIGIRIQGVLQKGLASEAKGNSENLWRLDDSYNQLQRYFNALQTFVPGTIVDLQTRPYYVGNTLDRESTLLMGIAQDGNNNILPIAFALVERENTDAWYFFLTNLRRHVATQPEVLLISDRHAAIKAALEREGCGWEHNVYCVRHIASNFATNFKSKEAKRHLVSVAYSKTQEQAQYYLELISAEDPATSLAMMAWIRGLEPPKWLQHRDEGCRYGHTTTNLSECINSVMKETRNLPVCAIVKSTYHRLNALFVQKGQQAEAQVVCGQIFSQFLQKAILANREGITQMLVISHDRATSIFTVDEIADVGSQSRFRVYLQQRRCDYGYFQALHYPCAHALAACAHARLDWQSYVDDVYRVENAFRVY